The following coding sequences are from one Lolium rigidum isolate FL_2022 chromosome 6, APGP_CSIRO_Lrig_0.1, whole genome shotgun sequence window:
- the LOC124660327 gene encoding endo-1,4-beta-xylanase 3-like: protein MFRETAAIDPAPTLFVNDYNVENASDPNETPEKYVALITDLQKRGASVGGIGVQGHVTHPIGDVICDALDKLAATELPVWITELDVSAADEPMRADDLETVLREAFAHPAVEGIMLWGFMQGHMWRANGQLLNADGSLSEAGRRYVGLRTEWTSHARGTRARGMVDANGNFKFRGFHGKYVLELAAGASGKVRRAFDVHKGDAPLVLDMNL from the exons atgttccgggagACAGCAGCCATCGACCCGGCGCCGACGCTGTTCGTGAACGACTATAACGTGGAGAACGCCAGTGACCCCAACGAGACGCCGGAGAAGTACGTCGCCCTCATCACCGACCTGCAGAAGCGGGGCGCGTCGGTGGGCGGGATAGGGGTGCAGGGCCACGTGACGCACCCCATCGGCGACGTAATCTGCGATGCCCTCGACAAGCTGGCGGCCACGGAGCTCCCCGTGTGGATCACGGAGCTGGACGTGTCGGCGGCGGACGAGCCGATGCGCGCCGACGACCTGGAGACGGTGCTGCGGGAGGCGTTCGCGCACCCGGCTGTGGAGGGGATTATGCTGTGGGGGTTCATGCAGGGCCACATGTGGCGCGCCAACGGCCAGCTGCTCAACGCCGACGGCTCGCTCAGCGAGGCCGGCCGGAGGTACGTCGGGCTCAGGACGGAGTGGACGTCGCACGCGCGCGGGACG CGCGCGCGCGGGATGGTCGACGCCAACGGCAACTTCAAGTTCAGGGGCTTCCACGGCAAGTACGTGCTGGAGCTGGCCGCCGGCGCCAGCGGGAAGGTCAGGCGCGCCTTCGACGTGCACAAGGGTGACGCCCCGCTCGTGCTCGACATGAACCTCTGA
- the LOC124664432 gene encoding endo-1,4-beta-xylanase 3-like: MLTSFVNICNIVALITDLQKRGASVGGIGVQGHVTHPVGDVICDALDKLAATELPVWITELDVSAADEAVRADDLETVLREAFAHPAVEGIMLWGFMQGHMWRANGQLLNADGSLSEAGRRYVGLRTEWTSHARGTVDANGNFKFRGFHGKYVLELAAGAGGKVRRAFDVHKGDAPLVLDMNL; this comes from the coding sequence ATGTTGACTTCTTTTGTCAACATTTGCAATATTGTCGCGCTGATCACCGACCTGCAGAAGCGCGGCGCCTCGGTGGGCGGGATCGGGGTGCAGGGCCACGTGACGCACCCCGTCGGCGACGTGATCTGCGACGCGCTCGACAAGCTGGCCGCCACGGAGCTCCCCGTGTGGATCACGGAGCTGGACGTGTCGGCGGCGGACGAGGCCGTGCGCGCCGACGACCTGGAGACGGTGCTGCGGGAGGCGTTCGCGCACCCGGCCGTCGAGGGGATCATGCTTTGGGGGTTCATGCAGGGCCACATGTGGCGCGCCAACGGCCAGCTGCTCAACGCCGACGGCTCGCTCAGCGAGGCTGGCCGGAGGTACGTCGGGCTCAGGACGGAGTGGACGTCGCACGCGCGCGGGACGGTCGACGCCAACGGAAACTTCAAGTTCAGGGGCTTCCACGGCAAGTACGTGCTGGAgctggccgccggcgccggcgggaagGTCAGGCGCGCCTTCGACGTGCACAAGGGGGACGCCCCGCTCGTGCTCGACATGAACCTCTGA
- the LOC124664433 gene encoding endo-1,4-beta-xylanase 1-like, with the protein MKLMADGGNSTDEQAAASTVNVIEDGSSSEEEDAAAHAVNLLWFGCSEEAEGDLAGWAPAGSSTLSTHSDPAPPPLSATAEDVPGECKQKPSGRYVLAADRTDEKDGLSREITQAPKPKITYRVSGWVSIQGAAACTDGGHAVHVEVRTGDGSAAGGGVVLAEAGKWAEIKGAFRVDEHPRRAQVYVHGPPAGVDIKVMDLRVCAVNRIARLRHLRKKTDKVRKRDVVLKFKPRSSADGNDAEAVSVNGASIRVVQVDNAVPIGACISKSAVQNPAFVDFFAKHFDWAVLENELKWYYTEAVQGQVNYADADELIALCDRHKKPVRGHCIFWAVENSVQPWVRALNPGQLKAAVESRIKSLVSRYNGRFPCYEVNNEMLHGSFFRQRLGDDIDAHMFRDTAAIDPAPALFVNDYNVENANDPNATPEKYVALITDLQKRGASVGGIGVQGHVTHPVGDVICDALDKLAATELPVWITELDVSAADEAVRADDLETVLREAFAHPAVEGIMLWGFMQGHMWRANSQLLNADGSLSEAGRRYVGLRTEWTSHARGTVDANGNFKFRGFHGKYVLELAAGAGGKVRRAFDVHKGDAPLVLDMNL; encoded by the coding sequence ATGAAGCTAATGGCGGACGGTGGCAACAGCACCGACGAACAGGCGGCGGCCAGCACCGTGAACGTGATAGAGGACGGCagcagctcggaggaggaggacgcggcggcccaCGCCGTGAACCTTCTCTGGTTCGGCTGCTCGGAGGAGGCCGAGGGCGACCTGGCCGGCTGGGCGCCGGCCGGCTCGAGCACGCTGTCCACGCACAGCGACCCGGCGCCGCCCCCGCTCTCGGCCACGGCGGAGGACGTGCCTGGCGAGTGCAAGCAGAAGCCGAGCGGCCGGTACGTACTCGCCGCGGACCGCACTGACGAGAAGGACGGGCTCTCCCGGGAGATCACGCAGGCGCCGAAGCCCAAGATCACGTACCGGGTGTCCGGGTGGGTGTCCATACAGGGCGCCGCCGCCTGCACGGACGGCGGCCACGCTGTGCATGTGGAAGTCCGCACTGGGGATGGCTCCGCGGCCGGTGGCGGCGTGGTTCTGGCGGAGGCGGGGAAGTGGGCCGAGATCAAGGGCGCATTCCGGGTTGACGAGCATCCGCGCCGTGCCCAGGTCTACGTGCACGGTCCGCCGGCCGGGGTCGACATCAAGGTCATGGACCTGCGCGTGTGCGCCGTGAACAGGATCGCCAGGCTGAGGCACCTCAGGAAGAAGACGGACAAGGTTCGGAAGCGCGACGTGGTGCTCAAGTTCAAGCCGCGGTCTTCGGCGGACGGGAACGACGCGGAGGCGGTGAGCGTGAACGGCGCGTCCATTCGGGTAGTCCAGGTGGACAACGCCGTGCCGATCGGCGCGTGCATCAGCAAGTCGGCCGTCCAGAACCCGGCCTTCGTGGACTTCTTCGCCAAGCACTTCGACTGGGCGGTGCTGGAGAACGAGCTCAAGTGGTACTACACGGAGGCGGTGCAGGGCCAGGTGAACtacgccgacgccgacgagctCATCGCCCTCTGCGACCGGCACAAGAAGCCGGTGCGCGGACACTGCATCTTctgggcggtggagaactccgtccAGCCGTGGGTGCGCGCCCTGAACCCCGGCCAGCTCAAGGCCGCCGTGGAGTCCCGGATCAAGAGCCTCGTGTCCCGCTACAACGGCCGCTTCCCGTGCTACGAGGTGAACAACGAGATGCTCCACGGCAGCTTCTTCCGGCAGCGGCTCGGCGACGACATCGACGCGCACATGTTCCGGGATACGGCGGCCATCGACCCGGCGCCGGCGCTGTTCGTGAACGACTACAACGTGGAGAACGCCAACGACCCCAACGCGACGCCGGAGAAGTACGTCGCCCTGATCACCGACCTGCAGAAGCGGGGCGCGTCGGTGGGCGGGATCGGGGTGCAGGGCCACGTGACGCACCCCGTCGGTGACGTGATCTGCGACGCGCTCGACAAGCTGGCCGCCACGGAGCTCCCCGTGTGGATCACGGAGCTGGACGTGTCGGCGGCGGACGAGGCCGTGCGCGCCGACGACCTGGAGACGGTGCTGCGGGAGGCGTTCGCGCACCCGGCCGTGGAGGGGATCATGCTTTGGGGGTTCATGCAGGGCCACATGTGGCGTGCCAACAGCCAGCTGCTCAACGCCGACGGCTCGCTCAGCGAGGCCGGCCGGAGGTACGTCGGGCTCAGGACGGAGTGGACGTCGCACGCGCGCGGCACGGTGGACGCCAACGGCAACTTCAAGTTCAGGGGCTTCCACGGCAagtacgtgctagagctggccgccggcgccggcgggaagGTCAGGCGCGCCTTCGACGTGCACAAGGGGGACGCGCCGCTCGTGCTCGACATGAACCTCTGA